A window of Cryptomeria japonica chromosome 3, Sugi_1.0, whole genome shotgun sequence contains these coding sequences:
- the LOC131054780 gene encoding WUSCHEL-related homeobox 4-like yields MDGGSAADSRLIRSGSAVESASVRSSCSRWKPTDNQKRILESLFANGTRKPCLEEIERITADLQGHGPHVQGKNVFYWFQNATAREKRMKESSSRLPSVFKARNWTSLFRSKKRSSEKSYVEEEEDRRYSSVDPSDVRTLELFPLHPGFHKQNPNNDIAAVLPIVVWDDGMYLLSYSFR; encoded by the exons ATGGATGGCGGATCTGCTGCAG ATTCCAGGCTTATAAGATCTGGAAGTGCTGTTGAGAGCGCAAGCGTGAGGAGTAGTTGTAGTAGATGGAAGCCAACCGACAATCAGAAGAGAATATTGGAGTCTCTTTTCGCGAATGGAACGAGAAAGCCATGTTTGGAGGAAATAGAGCGCATTACTGCAGATCTGCAGGGGCATGGTCCTCATGTGCAAGGCAAGAACGTCTTCTACTGGTTTCAGAATGCCACTGCCAGAGAGAAACGGATGAAAGAATCAT cCTCAAGATTGCCCTCAGTATTCAAGGCGCGAAATTGGACTTCTCTTTTCCGTTCGAAGAAGAGGTCATCTGAGAAAAGCTATGTAGAG GAAGAAGAAGATCGCCGGTATTCATCGGTAGATCCGTCTGACGTGAGAACTTTGGAATTATTTCCTCTGCATCCCG GGTTTCATAAACAGAATCCAAATAATGATATTGCTGCGGTGTTACCAATCGTAGTATGGGATGATGGAATGTATCTTCTCAGTTATAGTTTTCGATGA